From a region of the Betta splendens chromosome 5, fBetSpl5.4, whole genome shotgun sequence genome:
- the adnpa gene encoding activity-dependent neuroprotective protein a, with protein MYQLPVNNLARIRRARKQVKKALGDIGLEYCKDAAEDFKEFCPNEQFVKGSLCLDICSWDPSYSKTQEYRSKPFCCTECPFSSKHYSGYKNHFRNVHRQIFESKILLNCPYCAFTANKRTLETHIKIFHKPNSVRPNYQSLQGTALGTNDKSCLDRARQADGVEKAMYFCKRCTFRDALYNIVRRHIYREHFQHIVTPYFGVVSESSVKNGANPVNGNNILCKRCQFSTRSYEALVQHVIEYHERIGGQVTTMIGHANIVVSRSQTVTPTQKAPLTVSRGQVIRTAPLTQSVIGHLKPAAPVGKRWHPIVANPTRATVPASAVPEGNATTVNTSQTQKWKICTVCNELFPENLYNAHFESAHKAKKVWALAKYIMKIHNFTSKCLLCNRYLPSDTLLNHMLIHGLTCPQCHSAFHNVEKILEHVAQTHPNDFVGPPGASPLTFDLTVKQDNSSNVQLVVLTFNMKESINGQDQSESAQKSVSALVKLSPPKMIEKKSETPVKSFPSSSQKSEVGKTLCPLCFSILKGPISDALAMHLRERHQVIQTMHPVEKKMTYKCIHCLGVYTSNMVASTITLHLVQCRAVGRNQASQSFRSALTLNSSGAGFLKRQPSLQTTSNPKRIKLSKDTKISSTAVVSQSEYDGLALDPRSFEHKTYEARKNFLTAYFNRRPYLSHPEEDKLSASLWLWKSDISSHFATRQRICEKHCETSQASVLLGFDMHELKKVKHDMIFEESTSVRRLGSLKSGTPNTKQNKPRGTLNCTFKLSTCTETISIDSDSESETETRPTENGTLDTNQHKRVITQEAVSLAEETQPGAEGPSREKHSSQEGNTNTWMTFS; from the exons ATGTACCAACTCCCGGTAAATAATCTTGCAAGGATCCGGAGAGCaagaaaacaagtgaaaaaaGCCCTTGGCGATATTGGACTGGAATACTGCAAAGATGCAGCAGAG GATTTCAAAGAGTTTTGCCCTAATGAGCAGTTTGTAAAGGGCAGTCTTTGTCTTGATATCTGCTCTTGGGATCCATCATACTCTAAAACACAG GAATACAGGTCAAAGCCCTTTTGCTGCACAGAGTGCCCCTTTTCTTCCAAGCACTACTCGGGCTACAAGAATCACTTTCGGAATGTACACAGACAAATATTTGAGAGCAAAATTTTGCTCAACTGTCCGTACTGCGCGTTCACCGCAAACAAGAGGACTTTGGAGACGCACATTAAAATATTCCACAAACCCAATTCGGTACGACCAAATTATCAGAGTTTACAGGGAACCGCACTTGGGACGAATGACAAAAGCTGTCTCGATAGAGCCAGGCAGGCAGATGGTGTGGAGAAAGCGATGTACTTCTGCAAAAGATGCACGTTTCGGGACGCGCTCTATAACATCGTGAGAAGGCACATTTACAGGGAACATTTTCAGCATATTGTCACACCATATTTTGGAGTAGTTTCAGAGTCCTCTGTCAAAAATGGCGCTAATCCTGTCAATGGCAACAACATCCTCTGCAAACGCTGCCAATTTTCCACCCGTAGCTATGAGGCCCTGGTGCAGCACGTTATAGAATATCATGAGCGCATTGGTGGTCAAGTAACCACCATGATTGGACATGCTAATATTGTCGTGTCCAGGTCTCAGACTGTAACACCAACTCAGAAGGCCCCATTGACTGTTAGCAGGGGCCAAGTAATTAGAACTGCACCATTAACACAGTCAGTAATTGGCCACTTAAAGCCAGCAGCTCCTGTTGGTAAAAGGTGGCACCCAATTGTAGCCAACCCCACCCGTGCTACAGTTCCTGCCAGCGCTGTACCTGAAGGCAATGCTACTACTGTAAACACATCTCAGACACAGAAGTGGAAAATATGTACAGTTTGCAATGAGCTTTTTCCAGAAAACCTCTATAATGCTCATTTTGAGAGTGCACATAAGGCAAAGAAAGTGTGGGCATTGGCCAAGTACATCATGAAAATCCACAACTTCACCAGCAAATGTTTGCTTTGCAATCGCTATCTTCCCAGTGATACACTGCTTAATCACATGTTAATTCATGGGTTAACCTGTCCACAGTGCCACTCTGCTTTCCATAATGTTGAGAAGATCCTGGAGCATGTGGCACAAACTCACCCCAATGATTTTGTTGGACCCCCTGGTGCATCACCACTAACCTTTGATCTCACTGTTAAACAGGACAACTCCAGCAATGTTCAGCTGGTTGTTCTCACCTTCAACATGAAGGAATCCATTAATGGTCAAGATCAGTCTGAGTCTGCTCAGAAAAGTGTTTCAGCTCTGGTCAAACTAAGCCCTCCGAAAATGATAGAAAAGAAAAGTGAGACGCCTGTTAAAAGTTTCCCTTCGTCGTCTCAGAAGAGTGAAGTGGGGAAAACTCTGTGTCCGCTCTGTTTCAGCATCCTCAAAGGTCCCATCTCCGATGCGTTGGCTATGCATCTCAGAGAACGACACCAGGTGATCCAAACAATGCATCCTGTTGAGAAGAAAATGACATACAAGTGTATCCATTGCTTGGGAGTGTACACAAGTAACATGGTTGCCTCCACAATTACTTTGCATCTTGTGCAATGCAGAGCTGTTGGTAGGAACCAAGCAAGCCAAAGCTTCAGGTCTGCCTTAACCCTTAACTCGTCTGGGGCTGGCTTCCTCAAGAGACAGCCATCACTGCAGACCACATCCAACCCCAAGAGGATTAAGCTGAGCAAGGACACTAAGATTTCCTCCACCGCGGTTGTAAGTCAGTCTGAATATGATGGACTTGCTCTCGATCCGAGAAGCTTTGAGCACAAGACATACGAGGCCAGAAAAAACTTCCTGACTGCCTATTTTAACCGGCGACCGTACCTTTCTCATCCAGAAGAGGATAAGCTGTCCGCAAGTCTGTGGCTGTGGAAGTCTGACATTTCTAGTCACTTTGCGACCAGGCAAAGGATTTGTGAGAAACATTGTGAGACCAGTCAAGCATCTGTTCTACTTGGCTTCGACATGCACGAACTTAAAAAGGTAAAACATGACATGATCTTCGAAGAGAGCACCTCCGTGAGGAGGTTGGGGAGCCTCAAGTCTGGTACGCCTAACACGAAGCAAAACAAGCCGCGTGGGACACTAAACTGTACCTTCAAACTCAGTACATGCACAGAGACTATTTCTATTGACTCAGATAGTGAATCGGAAACCGAGACTAGACCTACTGAGAATGGAACTTTGGACACCAACCAACACAAGAGAGTCATAACCCAGGAAGCAGTAAGCCTTGCAGAAGAGACACAACCCGGAGCAGAGGGACCTTCTAGAGAGAAGCATAGTTCGCAAGAAGGGAACACAAATACTTGGATGACTTTCAGTTAG
- the LOC114855762 gene encoding bcl-2-like protein 1: MGTMSYSNRELVEYFIIYKLSQRNYPASLLRPDDAAKTGEKTSASAANGLLASSRRGNGDPEMSTHSPCEGIEAVKVALRDSAEEFELRFTLAFSDLSSQLDVTLDTAYHSFKSVMDELFKDGVNWGRIVGLFAFGGVLCVECVEKNMSELVSRVADWMTLYLDEHISPWIQSQGGWDRFAEIFGRDAAAEARGSQETLKRWLLFGVVLLTGVLLGVVIAKRR; this comes from the exons ATGGGAACAATGTCATACAGTAACAGAGAGCTGGTGGAGTATTTTATCATTTACAAACTCTCTCAGAGAAACTACCCAGCGTCGCTGCTAAGGCCAGATGATGCAGCTAAAACGGGAGAGAAAACCAGTGCATCAGCTGCTAATGGCCTACTGGCCAGCAGCCGGAGGGGCAATGGCGACCCGGAGATGTCGACACACTCGCCATGTGAGGGTATAGAGGCGGTAAAAGTAGCTCTTAGGGACTCCGCTGAAGAGTTTGAACTGCGCTTCACGCTAGCGTTTAGTGACCTTTCCTCACAGCTTGATGTCACTCTTGACACAGCCTATCACAGCTTTAAGAGTGTGATGGATGAGTTGTTCAAGGACGGAGTCAACTGGGGACGCATAGTGGGTCTGTTCGCCTTTGGTGGGGTACTGTGTGTGGAATGCGTTGAGAAGAATATGAGTGAGCTGGTTTCAAGAGTCGCAGACTGGATGACCTTGTACCTGGATGAGCACATTAGTCCTTGGATTCAGAGCCAGGGAGGATGG GACCGCTTCGCTGAGATATTTGGgcgagatgctgctgctgaagcaagGGGCTCCCAGGAGACTCTGAAACGATGGCTGCTATTTGGAGTAGTGCTGCTGACGGGAGTGCTGCTGGGTGTGGTGATTGCTAAGAGGCGGTGA
- the gata1a gene encoding GATA binding protein 1a: MEDSSEQSHWASPALLGSDPLSSFSSEPGLLPPGDDGEAFFSGQDADYAGLPSFFSSPGHGRTPAAYRHSSVRPVFTSPHLLSNLQLLDGAAGHSMGSSYTPPASGWSGSPLTKSHFHPHTPTSLYTAPSFTASRDGYSSPGREAAGSPQLQEALKAERLSPLGGLGTSGSFLNLTPASGSMYTPSSHSHPHMLSPYSSYMGGPQEYGSAALYSSPGAWISPSYSPKLRNKMRISTPEARECVNCGATATPLWRRDGTGHYLCNACGLYHKMNGQNRPLIRPKKRLIVSKRAGTVCANCHTSTTTLWRRNASGEPVCNACGLYFKLHNVNRPLTMKKDGIQTRNRKVSNKNKKSKKAAMLEQYSEGAQAPALEDAGPFSLGPGTLLTYSHAPHLLSTPSPLHPSASLPYTHHLNTGMVPTLV; the protein is encoded by the exons ATGGAGGACTCATCAGAGCAGTCCCACTGGGCGTCCCCGGCTCTGCTCGGCTCCGACCCTCTGAGCAGCTTCTCGTCGGAGCCCGGCCTGCTGCCCCCGGGGGACGACGGCGAGGCCTTCTTCTCCGGCCAGGACGCCGACTACGCCGGCCTGccctccttcttctccagcCCCGGCCACGGCCGAACGCCGGCCGCCTACAGGCACAGCTCGG TTCGCCCGGTCTTCACCTCGCCGCACCTCCTCAGcaacctccagctgctggacggCGCCGCGGGCCACTCCATGGGCTCCAGCTACACCCCGCCGGCCTCCGGCTGGAGCGGCAGCCCCCTGACCAAGAGCCATTTTCACCCGCACACCCCGACGTCCCTCTACACCGCCCCCTCCTTCACCGCCTCCAGGGACGGGTACTCGTCCCCGGGCAGAGAGGCCGCGGGCAGCCCCCAGCTCCAGGAGGCCCTGAAGGCCGAGCGCCTGAGCCCGCTGGGGGGTCTGGGCACCAGCGGCAGCTTCCTCAATCTGACCCCGGCTTCTGGGAGCATGTACACGCCCTCGTCCCACTCCCACCCGCACATGCTGAGCCCCTACAGCTCCTACATGGGCGGCCCGCAGGAGTACGGCTCCGCAGCGCTCTACTCCAGCCCCGGGGCCTGGATCAGCCCCTCGTACTCCCCCAAACTCCGCAACAAGATGAGAATATCCACTCCAG AGGCCAGAGAATGTGTGAACTGCGGAGCCACAGCCACCCCGCTGTGGCGCCGGGACGGCACCGGCCACTACCTGTGCAACGCCTGCGGACTGTACCACAAGATGAACGGCCAGAACCGGCCTCTGATCCGGCCCAAGAAGAGGCTG ATTGTCAGCAAGCGAGCGGGGACGGTGTGCGCCAACTGCCACACCAGCACCACAACGCTGTGGAGACGCAACGCCAGCGGGGAGCCGGTGTGTAACGCCTGCGGGCTCTACTTCAAGCTGCACAAC GTGAACAGGCCGCTCACCATGAAGAAGGACGGCATTCAGACGCGCAACCGGAAGGTGTccaacaagaacaagaagagcAAGAAGGCAGCCATGCTGGAGCAGTACTCGGAGGGGGCCCAGGCGCCCGCCCTGGAGGACGCCGGGCCCTTCTCCCTCGGCCCCGGGACGCTGCTGACCTACAGCCACGCGCCGCACCTCCTCTCCACACCGTCCCCCCTGCACCCGTCTGCGTCCCTGCCCTACACGCACCACCTCAACACCGGCATGGTGCCCACGCTGGTGTGA
- the hcfc1a gene encoding host cell factor 1a, translated as MSAPGSAVSGTTASVLQPRWKRVLGWSGPVPRPRHGHRAVAIKELMVVFGGGNEGIVDELHVYNTATNQWFIPAVRGDIPPGCAAYGFVCDGTRLLVFGGMVEYGKYSNDLYELQASRWEWKKLKAKNPKNGPPPCPRLGHSFSLVGNKCYLFGGLANDSEDPKNNIPRYLNDLYTLELRAGSNVVGWDIPITYGVLPPPRESHTAVVYTEKTSRKSRLIIYGGMSGCRLGDLWTLDIDTLTWNKPSVSGTAPLPRSLHSATTITNKMYVFGGWVPLVMDDVKVATHEKEWKCTNTLACLNLDSMCWESVLMDTLEDNIPRARAGHCAVAINSRLYVWSGRDGYRKAWNNQVCCKDLWYLETERPHAPARVQLVRANTNSLEVSWGAVSTADTYLLQLQKYDIPATPAAASPAMSATPSQPVNSPKSPAPAAAAPSAQSLPQTAVLKVAAQQSTTGTSVVTVRPSQPGKSPVTVTSLPPGVRMVVPAQTTQGSPIGSSPQMSGMAALAAAAAATQKIPPSSAGTVLNVPAGATILKTVAVSPGTTTVKVASPVMVSNPATRMLKTAAAQVGTATASSPATTTRPIITVHKSGAVTVAQQAQVVTTVVGGVTKTITLVKSPLTMGSSGTLISNLGKMMSVVQTKPVQTSAVTGQASTNPLTQIIQTKGPLPAGTILKLVTSADGKPTTIITTSQAGGTGNKPTILNISGVSPTTTKQGTTIIKTIPMSAIMTQPGATGVTSSAGMKTPITILTTKVMTTGTAGKIITAVPKLATAAGQQGLTQVVLKGAPGQPGTILRTVPMSTVGGVRLVTPVTVSAVKPTVTTLVVKGTTGVTTLGTVTGTVSTSLAGATVDSSNASLVTPITTLGTIATLSSQVINPTAITVSAAQTSLTSASTLPSSTMTVQNQPTQVTLITTPSGVEAQPVQDLPVSILASPTSEQPSSTEAAAGEGSGTVTLVCSNPPCETHETGTTNTATTSSATIGAGQVCSNPPCETHETGTTNTATTSSATIGAGQVCSNPPCETHETGTTNTATTSSATIGAGQVCSNPPCETHETGTTNTATTASSNMSALRMCSNPPRETHETGTTNTATTASSNMGGVQQVCSNPPCETHVTGTTNTPTQSSSNMSADQTSTVQRVCSNPPCETHETGTTNTPSTATSSMGGDQTSSASGLVQRVCSNPPCETHETGTTNTATTATCSMDTGEGTAAQQTEEGGEGTSSTEAASTTAAAGMVTTTQGRAITTVTQSTPAPGPSVPSISSITEGVSTAASSTDEPMHTDEAASAEAAPTEEGATAMETQAEGEAATALNLPSELMSEGQGATLMVTGLSDEELAVTAAAEAAAQAAATEEAQALAIQAVLQAAQQAVMNEGDSTGESQQPTNIPIMLTQQELAALVQQQQQLQEAQAAAQQATVDTSLPTEGLAPADSLNDPSVESNGHNEMAAAVTSAVASLLPRTTAETLAPSSTFAPSVSVASPAKLQAAAALAEVANGIEGEKPAPLPAPVKPVVKKENQWFDVGIVKVTNMVVTHFYVPADDSLGDDDSGVIPDYSQMKKMELQPGTAYKFRVAGINACGRGSFSEISAFKTCLPGFPGAPCAIKISKSPDGAHLTWEPPNVTSGKIIEYSVYLAIQSNQTAEAKASTPAQLAFMRVYCGPNPSCLVQSSSLSNAHIDYTTKPAIIFRIAARNEKGYGPATQVRWLQESGKDAASAKPAAKRPGTSPDTKATGPKKARTDQ; from the exons ATGTCTGCCCCTGGCTCCGCGGTGTCTGGGACCACGGCGTCGGTTCTGCAGCCGCGGTGGAAACGGGTCCTCGGATGGTCCGGTCCTGTTCCCCGGCCTAGACATGGACATAGAGCCGTTGCTATAAAGGAGCTCATGGTTGTGTTTGGCGGTGGAAATGAAGGCATTGTGGATGAATTACACGTATACAACACCG cAACAAACCAGTGGTTTATTCCAGCGGTCCGTGGCGATATACCACCAGGGTGTGCTGCATATGGTTTTGTGTGTGATGGCACAAGATTGCTGGTGTTTGGTGGAATGGTAGAGTATGGAAAATACAGCAACGATCTATATGAACTACAG GCCAGCAGATGGGAATGGAAAAAGTTGAAGGCcaaaaacccaaagaatgggCCACCCCCATGTCCACGTCTGGGCCATAGTTTTTCCTTGGTGGGCAATAAATGCTACTTGTTTGGTGGGTTAGCCAATGACAGTGAGGACCCAAAAAACAACATTCCCAG ATACCTAAACGACCTGTACACGCTTGAGCTTCGTGCAGGTTCCAATGTGGTTGGATGGGATATTCCAATCACTTATGGAGTTTTGCCACCTCCTCGAGAGAGCCACACTGCTGTGGTTTACACAGAAAAGACAAGCAGGAAATCTCGGCTCATAATCTATGGAGGGATGAGTGGCTGTCGGCTTGGAGATTTGTGGACCCTTGATATTG ATACTCTGACATGGAACAAACCATCAGTAAGTGGCACAGCACCACTTCCCAGAAGCCTTCACTCTGCTACCACCATCACAAACAA GATGTATGTTTTTGGAGGATGGGTTCCTTTGGTAATGGATGATGTCAAAGTGGCCACACACGAGAAGGAGTGGAAGTGCACGAACACTCTTGCTTGCCTAAATCTCG ACTCCATGTGTTGGGAATCAGTGTTAATGGATACTCTTGAAGACAACATCCCAAGGGCCCGCGCTGGCCATTGTGCTGTGGCCATCAATTCCAGACTCTACGTTTGGAGTGGCCGTGATGGTTACCGTAAAGCTTGGAACAACCAGGTCTGTTGTAAAGACCTCTGGTACCTGGAAACAG AGCGGCCACATGCCCCTGCCAGGGTTCAGTTAGTCCGTGCCAACACAAACTCTTTGGAGGTGAGCTGGGGTGCAGTCTCCACTGCTGACACCTActtactgcagctgcagaagtATGACATCCCTGcaactccagctgcagcctcaccaGCAATGAGTGCAACCCCGTCACAGCCTGTAAACTCTCCGAAGagccctgcaccagctgctgcagctccttcagcacagaGTCTACCACAGACAG cTGTCTTGAAGGTTGCAGCCCAACAGTCTACCACAGGAACATCTGTTGTCACAGTCCGCCCCAGCCAGCCTGGGAAATCCCCAGTCACTGTGACATCCCTTCCTCCAGGTGTTCGCATGGTTGTGCCTGCTCAGACCACACAAGGATCG CCAATCGGCAGTAGCCCTCAGATGAGTGGCATGGCAGctttagctgcagctgctgccgcgaCACAAAAGATCCCACCCTCCTCTGCAGGCACTGTGCTCAATGTTCCTGCAGGTGCCACCATTCTCAAAACGGTAGCTGTGTCCCCTGGCACAACCACAGTAAAAGTGGCCTCTCCAGTCATG GTCAGCAACCCAGCCACTCGAATGttgaaaacagctgctgccCAAGTTGGTACAGCAACTGCATCCTCTcccgccaccaccaccagaccCATCATCACTGTGCACAAGTCTGGTGCAGTAACGGTGGCTCAGCAGGCCCAGGTGGTCACCACTGTGGTAGGAGGAGTAACAAAGACTATCACTCTGGTCAAGAGTCCCCTCACCATGGGCAGCAGTGGCACTCTG ATCTCCAACCTTGGCAAGATGATGTCTGTGGTACAAACAAAGCCAGTGCAGACATCAGCTGTCACAGGCCAGGCCTCCACTAACCCTCTCACACAGATCATACAG ACAAAGGGTCCCCTCCCAGCAGGAACTATCCTGAAGTTGGTTACCTCTGCAGATGGTAAACCTACAACCATTATTACCACTTCCCAGGCAGGAGGCACAGGAAACAAGCCCACTATTCTCAACATCAGCGGCGTCTCGCCTACCACCActaagcagggcaccaccatcATTAAGACCATCCCCATGTCAGCCATTATGACCCAACCAGGAGCTACAG GTGTGACGAGCAGTGCAGGAATGAAAACACCAATCACAATCCTTACCACGAAGGTAATGACGACCGGAACTGCTGGTAAAATCATCACCGCAGTGCCCAAACTTGCTACTGCAGCTGGCCAGCAGGGATTGACACAG GTGGTTTTGAAGGGTGCTCCCGGGCAACCAGGGACTATTTTGCGCACTGTGCCCATGAGCACAGTGGGTGGTGTTCGACTTGTTACACCAGTGACCGTGTCTGCTGTTAAGCCCACTGTCACGACTCTGGTTGTCAAGGGGACTACTG GTGTCACCACTCTTGGGACAGTCACTGGTACAGTCTCTACTAGCCTGGCAGGAGCTACCGTGGACAGCTCCAATGCTTCTCTAGTGACTCCTATCACCACACTGGGAACCATTGCTACCCTGTCCAGCCAGGTCATTAACCCAACTGCCATAACTGTGTCAGCCGCTCAGACCAGTctgacctctgcctccacactgCCCTCCTCAACAATGACAGTACAG AACCAGCCCACACAGGTAACTCTGATAACAACTCCAAGTGGAGTAGAAGCTCAGCCAGTGCAGGATTTGCCAGTGTCCATCTTGGCTTCACCAACCTCGGAGCAGCCTAGCtccactgaagctgcagctggagaaggttCTGGGACTGTCACTCTGGTATGCTCCAATCCACCCTGTGAGACCCACGAGACAGGAACCACCAACACGGCCACCACCTCCTCTGCCACCATTGGAGCAGGACAGGTCTGCTCCAACCCGCCTTGTGAGACCCACGAGACAGGAACCACCAACACGgccaccacctcctctgctACAATTGGAGCAGGACAGGTCTGCTCCAACCCGCCTTGTGAGACCCACGAGACAGGAACCACCAACACGGCCACCACATCCTCTGCTACAATTGGAGCAGGTCAGGTCTGCTCTAATCCACCATGTGAGACCCATGAAACGGGCACCACCAACACAGCCACAACTGCATCTTCAAACATGTCTGCACTGCGGATGTGCTCCAACCCACCACGCGAGACCCATGAAACTGGGACAACTAACACAGCGACTACAGCGTCCTCTAACATGGGGGGCGTCCAGCAGGTGTGCTCCAACCCACCATGTGAGACCCACGTGACCGGTACCACCAACACACCCACCCAGTCGTCATCAAACATGAGTGCAGACCAGACAAGCACAGTACAGAGAGTGTGCTCCAACCCGCCCTGTGAAACCCATGAGACAGGAACCACAAACACCCCGTCCACAGCTACCTCCAGCATGGGAGGTGACCAGACCAGTTCTGCTTCAGGCCTTGTCCAAAGAGTGTGCTCCAACCCACCCTGTGAAACACATGAGACTGGAACCACCAACACAGCCACCACTGCAACCTGCAGTATGGACACAGGTGAAGGCACAG CAGCCCagcagacagaggagggaggagaaggtaccagcagcacagaagcagcCTCTACTACTGCAGCAGCTGGCATGGTCACCACCACCCAGGGCAGGGCCATCACTACTGTCACTCAGTCTACACCAGCACCTGGACCTTCAGTACCT TCGATTTCCTCAATCACAGAGGGTGTGAGTACTGCTGCAAGCTCTACTGATGAACCAATGCACACCGATGAAGCAGCCTCAGCAGAAGCTGCACCAACAGAGGAGGGAGCTACAGCTATGGAGACACAAGCGGAA GGAGAAGCAGCAACAGCTTTGAACCTGCCCTCGGAGCTGATGTCTGAGGGTCAGGGAGCCACACTCATGGTGACTGGACTGTCGGACGAAGAGCTGGCTGTGACGGCAGcggcagaggctgctgctcaggctgcagccactgaAGAAGCCCAGGCCCTCGCTATCCAGGCAGTCCTCCAGGCAGCTCAGCAAGCAGTTATGA ATGAAGGTGATTCTACTGGTGAGAGTCAGCAACCCACGAATATCCCCATCATGTTGACCCAGCAGGAGCTTGCAGCGCTggtacaacagcagcagcagctgcaggaagcgcaAGCTGCGGCCCAGCAGGCCACTGTGGACACAAGCTTACCCACTGAGGGCCTCGCTCCAGCCGATAGCCTCAATGATCCGTCTGTTGAGAGCAATGGCCACAACGAGATGGCTGCTGCAGTCACTAGTGCTGTGGCCTCCTTGTTGCCACGTACCACTGCTGAGA CACTTGCTCCATCAAGTACATTTGCACCATCTGTATCAGTGGCAAGTCCAGCCAAGCTTCAAGCAGCAGCCGCACTTGCAGAAGTCGCCAATGGCATTGAGGGAGAG AAGCCAGCTCCTCTGCCAGCCCCAGTGAAGCCGGTTGTGAAGAAGGAGAACCAATGGTTTGATGTTGGAATTGTAAAAGTGACCAATATGGTTGTCACACATTTCTATGTGCCAGCAGACGACTCCCTAGGCGAC GATGACTCTGGTGTCATACCCGACTATAGCCAGATGAAGAaaatggagctgcagcctggaaCGGCTTACAAGTTCCGTGTTGCTGGAATCAATGCTTGTGGTCGTGGTTCTTTCTCAGAGATCTCTGCTTTCAAGACTTGTCTACCAGGCTTCCCAGGAGCACCATGTGCCATCAAAATCAgcaag AGCCCAGATGGTGCCCATCTGACATGGGAACCACCAAATGTGACATCAGGGAAGATCATTGAGTATTCCGTGTACCTGGCCATCCAGAGTAACCAGACAGCTGAAGCTAAGGCCTCCACCCCGGCGCAGTTAGCCTTCATGCGAGTGTACTGTGGACCCAACCCTTCTTGCTTGGTGCAGTCGTCCAGCCTCTCAAATGCCCACATCGACTACACAACTAAGCCAGCCATCATCTTCCGCATTGCCGCCCGCAACGAGAAGGGTTATGGTCCAGCCACTCAAGTTCGATGGCTACAAG aaTCTGGCAAAGATGCAGCCTCGGCAAAACCGGCCGCCAAAAGACCAGGCACCTCTCCTGATAC TAAGGCTACTGGTCCAAAGAAAGCAAGGACAGACCAGTGA
- the si:dkey-13a21.4 gene encoding ras-related protein rab7, with amino-acid sequence MSEGKGPVTLKIILIGNSGVGKSSFMNRYVNHRFTNMYRATIGTDFFSKLLTVDGISVTMQIWDTAGTERFQSLGTPLYRGAHCCLLVFDVTSKASFLALEAWKKEFLVQGEPMDPSHFPFIVLGNKTDLSDREVSGRMARQWCEDTGAEYFEGSAKDDVDVEKPFLRAAQAALQQYKKHTLENTGHFQITCKQPRETHNTCEC; translated from the exons ATGAGCGAAGGAAAAGGTCCTGTTACCTTAAAAATAATCCTCATAGGAAACTCAGG GGTGGGAAAATCCTCCTTCATGAACAGATATGTGAATCACCGCTTCACCAACATGTACCGTGCAACAATAGGGACTGATTTCTTTTCCAAATTGCTCACTGTGGATGGGATCTCAGTCACCATGCAG atcTGGGACACAGCAGGTACAGAGAGGTTCCAGTCCCTGGGAACCCCTCTGTACAGAGGTGCCCACTGCTGCCTGCTGGTGTTTGATGTCACATCCAAGGCCAGTTTCTTGGCACTGGAGGCCTGGAAGAAGGAGTTTCTGGTTCAGGGTGAGCCCATGGACCCATCACACTTCCCTTTCATTGTCCTTGGCAACAAGACTGACCTGAGTGACCGAGAG GTGTCTGGTAGAATGGCCCGGCAGTGGTGCGAGGACACGGGAGCAGAATACTTTGAAGGAAGCGCCAAGGACGACGTGGACGTGGAAAAACCCTTTCTGAGAGCAGCCCAGGCTGCTCTACAGCAG tacaaaaaacacacattggAAAATACAGGACATTTCCAGATAACCTGCAAACAGCCGAGAGAAACTCACAACACCTGTGAGTGCTGA